In Capsicum annuum cultivar UCD-10X-F1 chromosome 8, UCD10Xv1.1, whole genome shotgun sequence, the genomic window aatagagtGTCGTCAATGTTGACCCatgtcaaattcatgtaaaaaatatacttgtgctttgagggcCCATGGATTCATTTGGTCTACCATAGACTTTCACCGTTAGGAGTGCATCGATTGATCTCCTAATTATGCGTAAACcatggtgatctatgtacactgctataaaccatcacttggatgttgttcaaaaataaattaattaattaaaaataaatgtagtgtgaGTTTCTACATATATggaggagtgtaaacaagtcacataatcatattagagcctATACAAATTAGGGATGGTGAATTAAGGaatgtgtggatgggtagtggttgaacaaacaatatcctaagagtaatgtttgtcaaagcacaagtatgttttgaggatgatgattGCATTTAATGActacacattccacatactccttcaatcaccacctctaaatcaaaagagtatgtggaatggatagtggttgaacaatcatcatcctcaatacatacttgagctttgacaaacattactcttagcaTATTGTTTTTTCAACCACTatccatccacacactccttaattcactacccctaatttgtataagctctaatataaTTATGtcacttgtttacactccttcatatgtgtagaaactcacactatatttatttttagtttatttattcatttttgaacAACATTCAAGTGGTGGTTTATAGCAGCGTACATAGATCACCGTGGTCTACGCATAATCAGGAGATCAATCAATGCACTCCTAGAAgtgtaagtctacggtagaccaAATAAATTGATGGACCCTTAAAGTACAagcatattttttacttttttaaacatgttattgagggtccatcgattacgAGTGTCTACGGTAGACTTTAGTATCTCGTTGATGACTGACATAGGTCATTATCTatgacagtctattaagtgtcaccaataattcaaaaaatacaattattGTTTCAATGGTAACAAACGGCTAATTTTGTACTCATTCAGTGTTAGCACttcttttttacttcatatataaagtcttctatccctcattattttatttcatccactttatttttattttaaaaagtctaCAATGTATCAAGCATCTCAAATATCCAATTCTAAaaaaactctaatttgtcattgtgggaatgtGGTTGTCTTGAGGACGTCACACACGGACTCAAATTCAGGTCACAAATTTTATAACTGTACAATTGCGAAGGTGAACCGTGTATgtcttttttataaaattaagtaaatcgttatgtaattattatcttttttttctaggataatggcCCATGCGcattttttaaatggcttgataAGCTATCACCTCCAAgcagtccatcaacgttgagtcCGGATCCCGAGACAATAAATTTTCAtggcttggcaaaatttaatctactacaaaggcaataagaatgtgaagaaaatagatattttctcatgactttgttcaaagatccgaagagaagagggatcacTTTATagtattgctacatgacacccaaatagagagggattaactaaaacaaaaattaattttggccgaagaaagggagaatggcttaaaatcatgttatgtgctataatgctagtattcgttatTTGAAAAAGtataacatggatgtagtgatattgaataaataataatacttttatttttctataatgttaatactatttttcatagaatcatagtCGATCAAACAAtacatcaacttaaaatcatggtaatgatagactatgcaagTAGTATACGAAATATtaaatatgcattctatgatGTCAACCATACACTGTACCAATTATGACAACACAAAGTATATATAAATTCCATGCAACAAAACAGTTTGATAAAAGCAGATTCAGTGCAGAACCATAAcaactttcataaaataaaagaatgtttcTAATATCCTACTAACAAATCATTCAACTTCCATAtttgtcaaataaaaaaatatttgtccaTATCCTAACTACTGATCATTCAACACATTAACAATATTagcattcaaatgtctttttctccattttcctcaTCATCAGAAAAGTTATTGTTGATTTTATCAATAATATCCATGACCACATTTttgtctgcttcttctttttcttctttctgtcTATCTTTttgtcttctcttttttctttgtaagCTATTTCTTCCATTCCATCTTCAGCTTTATGTCCTTCTTTTTCAGCAGTTATTGTTTCTTTCTCAGCTAtttttcttcctcagcttcttttttttcttcacctgCAGTAGCTGCTTCTTTCTCACCTTccttttcttcctcagcttcttctttttcttcacccacTACAATTGCTTCTTTCTCACCTTccttttcttcctcagcttcttctttttcttcacctgaTGCAGCTTTCTCAGTTTCTtctttgtcagcttcttcttcttcttcatcagctGCTGCTATTTTTTCAGTTTCTTCTTATTTCGTGCCTTCTTCTTGAACTGTTGCTGCTttttttcagcttcttcttcaactaTTGTTGCTTACTTtttagcttcttcttcttcttcttcttcttcttcttcttcttcttcttcttcttattctgaAACTGCTTCTTTTCCAGTTTCTTCTAGGTTgttatcttcttctatttcttcttcttcatccttcttttcttcttttttttcctcttctgccacaacagtggccaactcatccattttgctcttttttctccttcttcattcctctccgaTTCCCGAAGGCCCACATGCAATGTgtcatcatattacaaagtgttactaaTATTTAAAGCTAAAAATTTACTAAccacatcaattattaaatgaagttaGCTCGCTCATGTTGTCgctcatcctttttttttttcttcagtcttttttttttatataggcagcaatatccaacaccaTATCCTCGAGAATAGCAacacgcttatgaagatccccATCGACAGAGGTTCCCTCTACATCTTTGGAGGTGCTCGGAGAAGCATCATCATCAACACGTACTCCAACtgggttaccacccaaatccccaTCATCATCACTGTCCTTATATGAAGTAAGGACAGTCACCCTTTGTAAAtctttcttcaagccatcgaggacgttattcttcacctcgtCTGTATATGGATTAAACGTAACCATGTAATCCATCTTCATCTTACGAatagtagggatgatgtacgAGTACACGTtctataaaaaaatcaattaacaattacatacaTTCGATacaacaatattattattacataataaaaaataagttcatacctcggtaactttttctttatacttgaatgggtcgccttTGATTATCTTATCATTTTTTGTAGTGTGTCATCCAAGGATGCGGGAAATGGGAAAGGGCCCATCCATTGATTTTTCAGCAAATTTTTCTAGATGAGAAAAGGACTCATAGATTCAAATCTGTAAGTAGtacaatagtgaaaaaataactcAGAATTTATGACAGATATAACACTAATCTATAATAATCTTACTAAAGGGTtgatggtagataccatgaatgcccagggaaaattgaatagagcataggatgccttctgcttctcatcaaatacatctcttttcttctttaggTCACTTTTCTTCTACAGATAGTCCTTTATCAGTTGAAATGTATCTTTCCCCCATGGATAACTCTCAAAAAAACTCAAAGAATCGACCATTCGAATCAGTTTTGTATCGACAACCTTCATTGAATCTTTTacaagcaacatggtgtgcaagaaccataGTAAACAACACTTAAAATTCTACTCCTCAttcagcttattccctctgatcaagtgtaacaagttggccaccgtaatgtttttatttttcatcacctTAAAGCAAAAATGCTCCCCCTTGGCTAACACCTTCCTCAGTTTTGATTCACTAGGATATGATGAGCAGTTTagccccgtgatcaaacaaaactctttcaagctaAAACAACCAGGCTTGTTGTTAACGTAGAACCACATCTGATAATGCATCTTATCGTTCTTGATGCATCGCAAAAACAAATAATGGACCAAATGCGCATTTAATTTGATGTTACggcaggtttctcaggtgtccaaaataggaccgcttgaatcttttcttcaacacCTGGTCGAAAAgaacttgcttaaattctcgataagcagTCATTCTTGATTTGACTAATATCTTAGTCAGGAAAGACCCAACCTCATCcattatcgttcgaaggtcataccaCTCTACGGAAATGAACCTTGAACAAGATGGCACGGATAAGGGATGAATATCCCCGTCAGCACTATGTCTTCCACTTTCCTTGCTCTCTTTACTGTCACTATTAGCACTACACTTGGCAACATCCTCACTAGAATCAACGTATTcacttatctcctttaactcagAATTTGATTCGGACACTGCCTCttcaattttcttccttttgagaCATTTTCAACTGCCTtagcttttctttttctactgctaCCAGCAGAATCAGATGCGGTACCATCTTTGTGTTTAGCAATAGATCTTTTTCTTAGCGATTTTTAATAGAATCTACACCTACAGAACAAATCTGTCATTTtaagttcatagaccacaagtctaccAACAGAAATAGctcaatgctcaaatgaaaaaTTCCCAAAAACAAAGAAATACCCCACCATTAAATAGTTTACTGCACAAAAATACCATAactgaaccaaaatccaacatgcagtatcaaaactcaattattgctaaaaatcaaactagtgctataaatcaaactaattagctattaatatttcaattttcactattttggcAATcgtattttaaaagaatttcatacgtctaaaaattgattttaatctagggcattctcatttcacAGACCACAGGTCTACGGATAGAAACAGGTCACTGTTTGaattaaattaccaaaataactCTTAAAATAACAATTATCCCTCCATTCAACACTTTGTTGCTAAAAGAAAATCAGAACTAAACCAAAACTCcttaacaaaaaattcaaaagtcaACACCGTGATCGACGAAAAAATCTGTCAAAGGTGCCGAATAAAACCTCAACCATtgcttcaaaatcaaattaattgcctataaaattcttatattttaactacttaatcaaccaaattcaaaaaaaaaatccaacatCACTATGAATCGATTAGCAGTGAAACCCTTTTAAATGGttataaaaacaattgaaacTTTATTTTAACTAACCTTATAAAGCAATGACGAGCCCTTAGCAGCTGGAGAAAAAGGATAGACGAAAATGACGTTTTGGGAGGAGCTTGTTGGGAATAGTAATAGTTGGAGAGAATTGGAGATGAGAGAGAGGGTTTTTTTTATATTGGAATAAGTGGGGAGTGTTAGaagtattatattaaatttgtaaagttgtaaaaataatgaaatagtccCTTGGCCCACGTGTAGGCCTCACTTTTACAATTTTTCCCCACTTTTTTAACActaaccctaaaaattaaatcaaaaagaaaataagtggGTATATGGCAAAATAGTTTTGCCAAAATATGATTTTGCCAATTTTTCCCAGCTAACTCCACAAGAAATGTTGTATTGGAGTTTGAAAAAATGAAGACTTTCGAATCTTTAGATCTTGCAAAATAGTCTAGTAGACCCTTGTACTTTTATGTGTTTCTATTCTGAATCCTTCTACTTACTCATTTGCCAACTAAATTCTTAattcatcaaaacacaatattttaaatCCCTCTGACCATTAACCGAACTTATGTGGCATTTATTGTGTTGACTCAGTTAAAACGTGTGGTGTCACATTTTAAAAACGTGTGATTGCAATGAATTtgcttaaaaaaatattatattcaaaagaaaaaaataaataattaagaaagaggaaaaaaaaagttccCAACCCCTCCCTCATCTTTCACGGCATCATCTCCTTGTTTTATCCATCGAACCTTAATTAATGATTAGGTATTTTGGTGAGTTTTTAAGGCGTCAATGGTGGTTATTTCTGGCTGTGGTTTTGCTCTGATCCAAAGGCTATGGGTGTTCCATGGTGGCGGTGTAATGGTTTGGGTCAAGGACAATAAAGAGGAATTGACAGAATAGTAGATGAATTTAGTTTTTCGTGGGTTGTAAAAATTCTCCCAATCTAGTCTCacaaatttatctaatttttgtccaattttaaaattaaatattaagttAACTTCAAGTAACACAACGTTCAGTTCATTACTGAGAAATTCCGTTGTGCTTTTTCTTTAAACCCAAAAATGCATTTTCTGGAATACAAAATAGTAAAGTTTCCCTTAAATTTTGTATGAGAAaggattttcttgagtttttttttgttgctttGTTTATTATTGTTTCTCTCTTCATCAGAAGGTTATTTTTGTGCCATGATTTTTGTATGCAAGTGGATTCTCAGTGTTTGTGGGGATGGAGATGTGGTGATACTGGTTGTGGGTTAGGGAGGTGAAGCAAGGTGGGAgaaatattaattttgtttttaaaaataagtagaaaacttaTCATTGTTTAttagtaattaaaaaaaagtcaacGAAGATAATTTGACATGACATTAATTTATGTGGCATGGATTTAACATGTCATTTATTTTAAGGTGAGTGAGCTACAATACAATGAGtttaaaatcttatattttgATGGAGTGAGGAGGGGTTTAAATGACAAAGGGCTAAGTAGAAATATCAACTTTACAAATTCGGACAAGTACAAGGATCCAATAGatcaaaatgtcttttaatttctaatcttaaatatgtcatgtgaagagttaaaattaaagagttgatAAACAAAAGacatctttttttaaaagaactaaGAAAGAAAGCATTAACAACTAGCGCTATGCAAAAATCAAACTGattgataaaccgaaccgataaaaatgttattggattattggtaatgggttattgggttaacaattttttattggttttataaaaaaatttattggataAACGGTTCGGTTTTGATTTTAGGTTATTgagttatcggttaaaccgataacccaataaggatacactaagttactGTTTtactcctatatatatatacacacacacactacttATTCAGAATTCAGAGATTCGCAAAATATTAAGTTATTCAGGAAACAAAGGCACAATACAAAGTTCGGGTATTGTCGCATTGGACAACTTGAAGCATGTAATAACTtacaacaattaggattcaatttttttccaaactaacattcagttcaagtttgaagattcttgtaaactaaaaagcATTGCGTATGATTTTAGCGGcaactaagatttcatttttttatgctagttgttactatttatattttatgagtatttttcttattagttaaACCGAAAATCAAACTGTTAatgaccaaaaatcgataaatcaaaaaccaataagaaaatatcttattggttggttaatgattttgcatatttaaaaaccaaaaaccaataaaccaaaccaataacatataaaatcgaaccaaccgaccgatgcacacccctatgAACAACCAAATTAAAATGGAGAGAGTACTATTTACCATATTTCCCCTCTATAACTTCCATTCCGTAGTTCCCCGAGaagacatttttttctttattttcatgctaACCAACATGATATTAATTCGTTTGTACTTTGCTAAAAGTTCAAGGAAACAGATTCCACAAAACCTGCATATGATTATGTAGAATGTatcaatatcttttaatcttgTAATCTTAAATAAATCATTTGAAAAGCTGGAATTaaagaattaagaaaaaagaaaagaaacatctTTTTTTCAAATGAACTAAAAAGGTAAGTAGAACAATGAAATTGGAGCGGAGAGAGTACTATTTAccattattttcccctttttacCTTCCCTTCCGTAGTTCCCCAAGAAGACATTTGTTTCTTTATTACTTTCATGCTAACAAGGATGATATTAATTCGATTGTACTTGCAAAAAGTTCCAAGGAAACAGATTCAATAAAACCCTACATATGACTTTCTACAGTTCAAAAGCTAAACACACCAGGAAATTATTATATGACAAGTTGATAGATTGTCCTCTGCGAATGACGCAGACATACTACTTCTTTCTCCAATCCTTGATATATTAAGGCAGGAAAAAAAGAATATGTAACAGGATTATCACAGAAGGAAGAAGAAAATCACTCATAAATAAAGCAAATCTAGTACATGTGTGCAAAGATGAAGAAATTCATAAAACTTCCATAGATATCCTTTAAGACGGAGTACAAAGTAAAGGAGCACCAGTAAATGCTCTCACAACAAGCATATTCAGATCTCCCTATCAGCATCTTAAGCAGATTTATCGTAGTGTGTGTTTCTCCTTATATACTCAAAGATTGTCTTATCAGCAGTAATGAAGTATGCAGCAATAGAAGCTGTTCACGGTAagaaaacaaagaagttactataAATTAGGGACTTTGAAAGCCTTGTTGGGGCCgcagaaaaaaattaaagcaaacaGAGAAACTATTACTACTATGTATCTAAACAAAAATAGAAGATCACCTAACATGCTACGTTATTCTAGAGGTACAGTACTCCTTGATGATAGAACAAAACGCTGATTGTGGTAAGATGATGCTTTTGCATCAAGATGCCCAAACTAGACATACTAGACTAAAGGAACCAGACAATGACATTGTTCATGCGAAGATGACTGAAGCATTGAGGAACTTAAAGAGACTAGCGCACTTCACGAACAATTAACATAGGATAACTGACGATGAAGTGTTTACATGCCTTTGGGTACGAATAAAGAGTCAAAATACTGCAAATTGTCACTTTAAAAGAATAGTGTAAATTATCCTAAATGAAAGATCTTTATAATGCATCTGAGTTACTTTTGAGAAGATAAGTTAACAAATTCCATTTTTCATCAGAGCAATGCATCCAAAAGTGTAATATTTTGAGGACTATACTACCTTTGCCTTCAGAAATAAAAGGTCTTTTTGTTCAAATCTTTCTTTGATACTGACTAACACTCTTAACTTTTTTATCAAATCTTATAACCATTTTACAAGGTTTTATTCAAATTTGTTTATAAAAGAGTAAGTACCCTCGTGTTTACATATAAGGATATTGGAAGTCTGGGAGAAGGTAGTTTAGATGAGGATAAGAATAGGCCCAAGAAAATAAGGTAGGAAAATCCAGCTAACTGATAGCATGACCCTACAAAGGAAGGTTTGGAGTTTGGGGATTAGGTTAGAAAACTAGTACGTAGCGAGTGTTGTCGCACTTCATATGCGAGAGGTAGAATGACATTTTGGCAGTCATGTAGTCTCTTATTTGGAGGTGTGCATTACTTTATATTGTCTCTTTTGCTGTGTATCTGGCTATTTTATTGTCATATTATTCTCGCAATTTTGCTCCGAAACTCTCTTGAGACAAGGTCTAtttaaaacaacctctctacctcacaaaggtaggggtaaggtctgcatgCATCCTACCCTCCCCAAATTCCACTTTTAAGATTACACTGGGTGTGTTGTATCAATTTTCTGCCGAAtgcctctcaatattgagagtcttgtcattaaatagaaaatattcaatgattacatccctaaagatccattttcctatccctaaagataagtttttctatccctctaaatcTGTTATTCTATCCTACTAAATCTGCTCTTACTAAAGtcactattattctctttaactactaaatcaaatctatgtaattacaccaatatacaacaatatatgattacattaatatacaatatttacatcatgctaacatcccccctcaaattgATGCTGGTGGATCAAGAAGCATCAATTTGCCGACGAGAAACTGATGTCGTTGTCGTGCTATTGATTTTGTAAATGCATCAGCTATTTGAAGATCACTGGACACGTGCGGAAGAGTAATGACACCTTTATCTACAGCTTCTCGTATATAATAACAGTCTACTTCAATGTGTTTGGTCCGCTCATGATAAACCGGATTAGTAGCAATCTGAATAACACTTGTATTGTCAGCATAGAGAGGAGTAGGATTAGATTGAGAAAATCCAATCTCAAGGATTAGATTGAGGAAATCCAATCTAAGCAAGTAGTCCATGAAGCCACACAATCTTGGAGCAAGCAGTAGATATTGATCGATATTCAACCtttgttgaagattttgacacgCGGTCTTGCTTCTTACTCGTCCAAGATATCAAAGACACTCCAAGAAATATGCACCAACCAGTAACCAAATAACGAGTTTCAAAACATCCCGCCCAATCAGAATCACTAAAAGCATTAAGACGAATAGGGAAACCactaggaaagaataatccaTGATTAGATGTTCCTCGGAGGTATCTAATGATACGACGGACAGCCACCAAATCAATATGACGGGGATCTTGCATGaaatgactaacttgttgaaCTGCAAAAGAGATATCAGGCCTGGTAATAGTAAGGTAATTTAAGCTCCCAACTAATTGCCAAAATATAGTTGGATTAGGAAGAAGATTGCCTTTCTCACGGCGATACTTTACATTCAATTCTAATGGAGTATCCATAGAGAGGGAATCTTGAAGACCTGCTaaagaaatcaaatcttgggtatatttgtgttgatttagaAATACATTGGATGAATCACGATGAACTTTCAAACCCAAGAAATATGTAAAagtaccaagatctttcatatgaaaagaatCCTTAAGTTGCTGTTGCAGGCTAGTGATTAGTAAAGAATCAGTTCCTGTAATAATAATGTCATCGACATATACCAAAAGAAAAACACAACCTGTGGATGTTTTCCGAAGAAACAAATATAAGTCATAGTTGTTCTTCTCAAAAGAGAATTGTAGCAAAGTAGACCGAAATTTGTCAAACCAAGCTGtgggagcttgttttaatccatacagAGACCGCTTCAACTTGCATACATCTAATGTAGGTAATGAGAACAAACCTTGTGgaggtttcatataaatatcctttttgagatcaccatgaagaaaagcattcttcacatccatttgatgaagcGTCCAGTTTTATGAAGCAGCAATGGCAATAATAGTTCGCACCATCATCATTTTTTCCATCGGTGCAAAATTCTCTTCATAGTTCACACCATACTCTTGCTTattaccaagaacaaccaaccaAGCTTTGTACCAATCAAGAGTTCCATCAGAATgaagtttaattgaataaactcatttacatccaattggATGGACATTTGAAGTACATGAAATAATATCTCATGTGTCATTTTCTTTAAGAGCCAAAAGTTCTTCCTCCATTGCCTTCTACCAACATTCATGCTTAGAAGCTTGTGAGTAATAAGTTGGAACAGAAATGGTAGATAAAGTAGATAAAAAGCCATAACAATTAGGAGGACGAGATACTCTCGTAGATCGTCGAGTAGGCTCAAGACAAGCAGGACTTGAAGAATTCTCAGATTCTAGTTGTGTAGCAGTTTCAGGTGGCAGATCAATATCAGGAGGGGGTAAAGTTGGCCACCGTCGTTTGTACACAAATCCAGGTTTGAACCTATTAGAAGAAGATGATAAATCCTCAAAAgtaggaagaagaaaagaagcaggagatgactcaacataagtaggaaaaaaatac contains:
- the LOC107879075 gene encoding histone H3.v1-like, encoding MKMDYMVTFNPYTDEVKNNVLDGLKKDLQRVTVLTSYKDSDDDGDLGGNPVGVRVDDDASPSTSKDVEGTSVDGDLHKPAADEEEEEADKEETEKAASGEEKEEAEEEKEGEKEAIVVGEEKEEAEEEKEGEKEAATAGEEKKEAEEEK